In one window of Borrelia anserina Es DNA:
- a CDS encoding KH domain-containing protein — protein MKEYGNEIELIEFVVKSLVDKRDEVKLNVVEGEKSTILELRVSANDVGKIIGRRGRIARAIRTLLSACAAKTNRRVQLEILD, from the coding sequence ATGAAAGAGTATGGCAATGAAATTGAGCTTATAGAATTTGTAGTAAAGTCTCTTGTAGATAAAAGGGATGAGGTTAAATTAAATGTAGTTGAAGGTGAGAAGTCTACTATTTTAGAATTAAGAGTTTCTGCAAATGATGTAGGTAAAATAATTGGAAGAAGAGGACGTATCGCAAGAGCTATTAGGACACTTCTTAGTGCTTGTGCTGCAAAGACAAATAGGAGAGTTCAGTTAGAAATTTTGGACTAA
- the rnc gene encoding ribonuclease III: protein MGLHIDFNDINLLNMSLSHSSYANEFDQRYVNNERLEFLGDSVLNLIITDYLYKFYPGKSEGELSKARSYIVSEESLSSIAREIGLGEYILLGKGEESNDGRNKKGILADAIEAFVGALYLDGGFLKASAFVVELFEVHIRLMFNRGDFKDYKSLLQEYIQKKYKISPSYRLAQELGPDHNKVFCVELYVNDKFVSNGKGKSKKEAEMIAAEMALKNISNIDL, encoded by the coding sequence ATGGGTTTACATATTGATTTTAATGATATTAATCTATTGAATATGTCTTTAAGCCATTCATCATATGCAAATGAGTTTGATCAGAGGTATGTTAATAATGAGAGATTAGAGTTTTTAGGAGATTCTGTTCTTAATCTTATTATTACAGATTACTTGTATAAATTTTATCCTGGTAAGAGTGAAGGTGAGCTTAGTAAAGCCAGATCTTATATTGTAAGTGAAGAGTCTCTTTCAAGTATTGCTAGGGAAATTGGTCTTGGTGAGTATATTTTACTTGGTAAAGGCGAGGAGAGTAATGATGGACGCAATAAGAAAGGTATTCTTGCAGATGCTATTGAGGCTTTTGTAGGTGCACTTTATCTTGATGGTGGTTTTTTAAAAGCTTCGGCTTTTGTGGTAGAGCTCTTTGAAGTGCACATAAGATTAATGTTTAATCGTGGTGATTTTAAAGATTATAAAAGCCTTTTACAAGAATATATTCAAAAGAAGTATAAGATTTCTCCAAGTTATAGGTTGGCCCAAGAGTTAGGTCCTGATCATAATAAGGTTTTTTGTGTTGAACTTTATGTGAATGATAAATTTGTATCTAATGGTAAGGGAAAATCTAAAAAAGAAGCAGAAATGATAGCAGCTGAAATGGCACTTAAAAATATTTCAAATATTGATCTTTAA
- the mltG gene encoding endolytic transglycosylase MltG, with product MIMRKIFIFLCVLFIICSASAVFLCFLNSSPLKSDLVYEFEVQKGWGVKKIAWELKKKGLIRSDKLLIAISYLFGSDKNFRDGKYLINGNCSTFDVYKEFLKGRPILPINITIPEGYTGRRIALKLHELGIISDVHSFINLINDVEFISKLGLSYNSLEGFLFPDTYKFYKDMDMREIIQIFVGNFFSKLGSIGIERKAYSSEELYNKVIVASIVEREYRVKSEAPIMASVFYNRIKSDMALQSCATIEYIITEELRKPHPERIYFADLEINSVYNTYINKGYPPSPISNAGIVSLKAAFFPDNTNYLFFVVKDPKIGTHKFSSDYSDHLLAANSYIRNFITKD from the coding sequence ATGATAATGAGAAAGATTTTCATTTTCCTTTGTGTTTTGTTTATTATTTGCTCTGCCTCAGCAGTTTTTTTATGTTTCTTAAATTCTTCTCCTTTAAAGTCTGATTTGGTATATGAATTTGAAGTTCAAAAGGGATGGGGAGTAAAAAAAATTGCTTGGGAACTTAAGAAGAAAGGATTAATTAGGTCTGACAAACTATTAATAGCCATTTCCTATCTTTTTGGTAGTGATAAAAATTTTAGGGATGGTAAATATTTGATCAATGGTAATTGTTCAACTTTTGATGTTTATAAAGAATTTTTGAAAGGTAGACCTATACTCCCCATTAATATTACCATACCCGAGGGGTATACGGGTAGGAGAATAGCTTTAAAACTTCATGAATTAGGCATTATTAGTGATGTGCATAGTTTTATTAATTTAATAAATGATGTTGAGTTTATTAGTAAACTTGGACTTAGTTATAATTCTCTTGAAGGTTTTTTATTTCCAGATACTTATAAATTTTATAAGGATATGGATATGAGAGAAATAATTCAAATTTTTGTTGGCAATTTTTTTAGCAAACTTGGTTCTATTGGTATAGAGCGTAAGGCTTATTCTAGTGAAGAGCTTTATAATAAAGTGATAGTTGCTTCTATTGTTGAGCGTGAATATAGAGTTAAGAGTGAAGCACCAATAATGGCATCTGTTTTTTATAATAGGATAAAGTCTGATATGGCATTACAGTCTTGTGCTACAATTGAATATATTATTACTGAAGAATTAAGGAAACCCCATCCTGAGAGAATTTATTTTGCAGATTTAGAGATTAATTCTGTGTATAATACCTATATTAATAAAGGTTATCCTCCAAGTCCAATTTCTAACGCTGGTATTGTATCTTTAAAGGCGGCTTTTTTCCCTGATAATACAAATTATTTATTTTTTGTTGTGAAAGATCCAAAGATAGGAACTCATAAGTTTTCTTCAGATTATAGTGATCATCTACTAGCTGCAAATAGTTATATTCGTAATTTTATTACTAAGGATTAG
- the rimM gene encoding ribosome maturation factor RimM (Essential for efficient processing of 16S rRNA) yields the protein MFIKGIILSSYGVNGYAKVKSISNNFDDFFGLKGNKLVLKKNSCSSIEVRVEDISLMNNSLLLKFEEFSTPEPIKNLIGFELWVSDEFASKLEEGEYYFGELIGYKLVNNGKELGIVVSFFECVKSILLEIKVENKLFFVPFLDVYLGDIDRELKTIELKVLDLLK from the coding sequence ATGTTTATAAAGGGCATAATATTGTCATCTTATGGGGTTAATGGATATGCTAAAGTTAAAAGCATATCCAATAATTTTGATGATTTTTTTGGGTTAAAGGGTAATAAATTAGTTTTAAAGAAAAACAGTTGCTCTTCTATTGAGGTTAGGGTTGAAGACATATCTTTAATGAATAATTCGTTATTGTTGAAATTTGAAGAATTCAGTACTCCTGAGCCTATTAAGAATTTAATCGGCTTTGAGTTATGGGTAAGTGATGAATTTGCATCTAAATTGGAAGAGGGTGAATATTATTTTGGAGAGCTTATTGGTTATAAGCTTGTTAATAACGGAAAAGAGTTAGGCATTGTTGTGTCCTTTTTCGAGTGTGTAAAATCGATTCTTCTTGAAATTAAGGTTGAAAATAAGTTATTTTTTGTCCCCTTTTTAGATGTTTATCTTGGGGATATTGATAGAGAATTGAAAACTATTGAGCTTAAGGTATTAGATCTCTTAAAATGA
- the dnaG gene encoding DNA primase, giving the protein MEYAKVIDLIRQRVDIVSLIGERVRLVKSGSSYKGLCPFHAEKTPSFSITPAQGLFYCFGCKKGGDAIKFLMDIEKLGYNDAIKSLCSRIGIAYDDIKKNKSARGKTQDESLTSKIYDLNFKLIKTFLFFLNNSQIVLNYILQERKISREVIDLFSIGYLQYDVLDKWSFYDFLLSKGYSDEFLCKSGLFSKRKRRFSILSGRLIFPIRDFKGNVVGFGGRDLGKDSKIKYINSSETEIFKKRELLYGLYEGLSVIKESKSVILTEGYIDVLSFFTAGIKVAVSTLGTSFSKEHLALIRRYANKIIMCFDGDDAGLLATFKAYQICLPFDVDVSVIKMQYGIDPADVLKNEGASALKSMLNDSCDAFEYLLEGYSGKYDLTKTIDLNSMIGLFINLISFSSTNTQRDILLGKLERKVGIKLETLRADYYSMREKNVIVNYKRNTCSYEVNTYERYLLIALLKDFNYFTIIRRNISDSDLYDVNVKKIFVCFEDLFENNKGFSLLNLKELLKNKYDVSEVFFENMLQVEFEVDDEMVKQILFAIKKRRVENRILVFKEMSKDSFSIDAKTQIRELMFLNMQRENLRICLNE; this is encoded by the coding sequence ATGGAATATGCTAAGGTTATAGATTTGATTAGACAGAGAGTTGATATTGTATCTTTAATAGGCGAACGTGTTAGATTGGTTAAATCGGGATCATCTTACAAAGGGCTTTGTCCTTTTCATGCTGAAAAGACACCTTCTTTTTCTATAACTCCTGCCCAGGGACTTTTTTATTGTTTTGGATGTAAAAAGGGAGGAGATGCTATAAAATTTTTGATGGATATTGAAAAGCTTGGTTATAATGATGCTATTAAGTCTTTATGCAGTAGGATAGGTATTGCATATGATGATATTAAGAAAAATAAGTCAGCTAGGGGTAAAACTCAAGATGAATCACTAACTTCAAAAATATATGATTTGAACTTTAAATTGATTAAGACCTTTTTATTTTTTTTAAATAATAGTCAAATAGTTTTGAATTATATTTTGCAGGAGAGAAAGATATCTAGAGAAGTTATTGATTTATTTAGTATTGGTTATTTGCAATACGATGTTTTAGATAAGTGGAGTTTTTATGATTTTTTGCTTTCAAAAGGATATTCTGATGAATTTTTGTGTAAAAGCGGTTTATTTTCAAAAAGAAAACGAAGATTTTCAATTTTGTCTGGAAGATTGATTTTTCCAATCAGAGATTTTAAAGGAAATGTGGTAGGCTTTGGAGGTAGGGATTTAGGTAAAGATAGTAAGATTAAGTATATTAATTCAAGTGAGACAGAGATTTTTAAAAAAAGGGAATTGCTTTATGGACTTTATGAAGGCTTGTCTGTAATCAAGGAAAGTAAATCTGTAATTTTGACAGAGGGTTACATAGACGTTCTTTCCTTTTTTACTGCTGGCATAAAAGTTGCGGTTTCTACGCTTGGTACTTCTTTTTCAAAGGAGCATCTTGCTTTAATTAGGAGATATGCAAATAAGATAATAATGTGTTTTGATGGTGATGATGCTGGGCTTTTGGCTACCTTTAAAGCTTATCAAATTTGTTTGCCGTTTGATGTCGATGTTAGTGTGATTAAAATGCAGTATGGGATTGATCCAGCAGATGTTTTAAAGAATGAGGGTGCTTCTGCCTTAAAGAGTATGCTCAATGATAGCTGTGATGCTTTTGAATATCTTTTGGAGGGATATTCAGGTAAATATGATTTAACTAAAACAATAGATTTGAATAGTATGATTGGATTGTTCATAAATTTGATAAGTTTTTCAAGTACTAATACGCAAAGGGATATTCTTTTAGGAAAACTTGAGAGAAAAGTGGGTATTAAGTTAGAGACTTTAAGAGCAGATTATTATAGTATGAGGGAAAAGAATGTGATTGTGAATTACAAGAGAAATACATGTTCTTATGAAGTAAACACTTATGAAAGATATTTATTAATTGCCTTATTGAAAGACTTTAATTATTTTACTATAATAAGGCGTAATATTAGTGATAGTGACTTATATGACGTTAATGTAAAAAAAATTTTTGTGTGTTTTGAGGACCTATTTGAAAATAATAAAGGTTTTTCATTGCTTAATTTAAAAGAATTATTAAAAAATAAGTATGATGTTAGTGAAGTTTTTTTTGAAAATATGCTGCAAGTAGAGTTTGAAGTAGATGATGAGATGGTTAAGCAAATTTTATTTGCAATTAAAAAGAGAAGAGTGGAGAATCGAATTTTAGTATTTAAAGAAATGAGCAAGGATAGTTTTTCGATAGATGCTAAAACCCAAATAAGAGAATTGATGTTTTTAAATATGCAACGAGAAAACTTGAGGATATGTTTGAATGAATAG
- the rpmF gene encoding 50S ribosomal protein L32, with the protein MAVPKFKPSKSRSRTRRSINMKIKTPQLQECSNCSNLGVRHRVCVKCGYYRNTQYLKLEL; encoded by the coding sequence ATGGCTGTTCCAAAATTTAAGCCTTCAAAGTCTAGAAGTAGGACAAGGCGCAGTATAAATATGAAAATAAAAACACCTCAACTTCAAGAGTGTTCAAATTGTAGCAATCTTGGAGTAAGACACAGAGTATGTGTGAAGTGTGGTTATTATAGAAATACTCAATATTTAAAATTAGAATTGTAG
- the acpP gene encoding acyl carrier protein has translation MDQSEIFKKVRSIISEQLDKKEDEITMESRFVEDLGADSLDIYELLYLLEEAFDDKIPENEASEFETVGDVVAFIEKKKD, from the coding sequence ATGGATCAAAGTGAGATTTTTAAAAAAGTTAGGTCGATCATATCCGAGCAGCTTGATAAAAAAGAAGACGAAATTACTATGGAATCTAGATTTGTTGAGGATCTTGGTGCAGATAGTCTTGACATTTATGAACTTTTATATTTGCTTGAGGAAGCATTTGATGATAAGATTCCAGAAAATGAGGCTAGTGAATTTGAAACTGTAGGTGATGTTGTCGCCTTTATTGAGAAAAAAAAGGATTAA
- the rpsP gene encoding 30S ribosomal protein S16 codes for MSVRIRLKRMGAKKRPYYRIVVMDSASPRDGRAIEELGYYHPVESQNQIKISEDKVRNWISKGAILSDTVKRILNKKNFKVKS; via the coding sequence TTGAGTGTGAGAATAAGATTGAAAAGGATGGGGGCAAAAAAGAGACCTTATTATCGAATTGTAGTAATGGATTCTGCTTCGCCTAGAGATGGACGAGCTATTGAGGAGCTTGGATATTATCATCCTGTTGAAAGTCAAAATCAAATCAAAATAAGCGAGGATAAAGTTAGAAATTGGATAAGCAAAGGCGCTATTCTAAGTGATACGGTTAAGAGAATTTTAAATAAGAAGAATTTTAAAGTTAAGAGTTAG
- a CDS encoding ROK family protein — MQGENMVSIRGGNRKKILLSLKNMQYSRTDLARKLSLTNAAVTILTNHMIKENILVEVGSKESGIKKHGRKEILLDINKDFAYSMGVIISSNYFQIGIANLKCEVLISETYSFEPPVSAYEILEKIKDHMIEIIWKHNFSRDKFIGLGFSITGIIKDKESGIVNDSHGAWIEKDVPVKAILEEYFSLTVYLESYVKNLSLAEFMGKNVDNIMFFDYTDTAELSIWSDGNVYSGFNNKSGMVSHMVIDYGGEKNCPTCGNKGCVNMLISNFALQRLISKEFMNGEIPELYDKYEGRLKKVTIYDIFALHDKYEFIHKIMEDTVKCLAIVIINIQRVLDFNYLVLYGQSFKLKNFFDLLKEEIKRLNKERIILKLSSLDTEVSVVGPASSVIFNKFYLTGGDID, encoded by the coding sequence ATGCAGGGTGAGAACATGGTTTCAATTAGAGGTGGTAATAGAAAAAAAATACTCCTTAGTTTAAAGAATATGCAGTATTCGAGGACGGATTTGGCTCGTAAGTTATCATTGACGAATGCAGCTGTGACTATTCTTACTAATCATATGATTAAGGAGAATATCTTAGTTGAGGTTGGTTCAAAGGAATCAGGTATTAAAAAGCATGGGCGAAAAGAGATACTTCTTGATATTAATAAGGATTTTGCGTATTCAATGGGAGTAATTATTTCGAGTAATTATTTTCAAATAGGAATTGCAAACCTTAAATGTGAGGTTTTAATAAGTGAGACTTATTCTTTTGAGCCACCAGTTAGTGCTTATGAGATCTTGGAAAAAATTAAAGATCATATGATTGAAATTATCTGGAAACATAATTTTTCAAGGGATAAATTTATTGGTTTGGGATTTAGTATTACTGGTATCATTAAGGATAAAGAATCTGGTATTGTTAATGATAGTCATGGTGCATGGATTGAAAAGGATGTGCCTGTTAAAGCTATATTAGAAGAGTATTTTTCGCTTACGGTGTATCTTGAGAGTTATGTTAAAAACCTTTCTCTTGCTGAGTTTATGGGTAAAAATGTGGATAACATTATGTTTTTTGATTATACAGATACCGCAGAGCTTTCTATTTGGTCTGATGGTAATGTTTATTCTGGTTTTAATAATAAATCTGGTATGGTTAGTCATATGGTAATTGATTATGGAGGGGAGAAAAATTGTCCTACATGCGGAAATAAGGGTTGTGTTAATATGTTGATATCTAATTTTGCACTTCAACGTTTGATTTCAAAAGAGTTTATGAATGGAGAGATTCCTGAGCTTTATGACAAGTATGAAGGTAGGCTTAAAAAAGTTACGATATATGACATTTTTGCTCTTCATGATAAATATGAATTTATACATAAAATAATGGAAGATACGGTAAAGTGCTTGGCAATAGTTATTATTAATATTCAAAGGGTTCTTGATTTTAATTATTTAGTGCTTTATGGGCAAAGTTTTAAGCTTAAGAATTTTTTTGACTTGTTAAAAGAAGAAATCAAACGTTTGAATAAAGAGAGAATAATACTAAAGCTTAGTTCTCTAGATACTGAGGTGTCTGTTGTTGGACCTGCTTCTAGCGTTATATTTAATAAATTCTATCTGACAGGGGGAGATATTGATTAA
- the ffh gene encoding signal recognition particle protein, producing the protein MFENLGTGFKDFVKYISGKSVINEKNIKAAIDTIKNALIEADVNLRVVRRFVNSIVEEAKGIKVLRSVDPKSQFIKIVNDKLVAFLGDKQSELVLNPINKLSCILMLGLQGSGKTTTCAKLAMRLRSENRKILLVAADTFRAAAVDQLKVLGMQIGVSVFALEDETDPIRVVKKSIEYAKKELFNTVIIDTRGRLEVEDLLLKEVREIKNIVTPTETILVADAMTGQVAVNVAKEFNESVGITGVVFTKFDSDARGGAILSLKTICGAPIKFIGIGEKPEDLDIFYPDRVASRILGMGDIVSLVEKAQSVIDREEALRLEEKVRKASFNFEDYLNQFKYMRNMGGISKLMGMIPGVSPEMLSHGINERELKKEEAIILSMTKKERLNPVILNSPSRKKRIALGSGTTIFEVNKLIKKLNQTVLMMKKMKNKSFQNKIASILGGKGGMVD; encoded by the coding sequence GTGTTTGAAAATTTAGGTACAGGCTTTAAAGATTTTGTAAAGTATATCTCTGGAAAATCTGTTATAAATGAGAAAAATATTAAAGCAGCCATTGACACTATTAAAAATGCCTTAATTGAAGCTGATGTTAATTTAAGAGTTGTAAGGCGTTTTGTAAATTCTATTGTTGAAGAAGCAAAGGGGATTAAAGTTTTAAGAAGTGTTGATCCTAAGTCTCAATTTATTAAGATTGTTAATGATAAACTTGTAGCTTTTTTAGGTGATAAGCAATCTGAGCTTGTTTTAAATCCCATTAATAAATTGTCATGCATTTTGATGCTTGGCCTTCAGGGCTCTGGAAAAACTACAACATGTGCAAAACTTGCGATGCGACTTAGATCAGAGAATCGGAAAATCCTTCTTGTTGCTGCAGATACTTTTAGGGCAGCAGCAGTTGATCAGCTAAAGGTTTTAGGTATGCAAATAGGTGTTTCCGTTTTTGCTCTTGAGGATGAGACTGATCCTATTAGAGTTGTAAAGAAATCCATTGAGTATGCTAAGAAGGAGCTCTTTAATACCGTCATAATAGATACTAGAGGTCGCCTTGAAGTTGAAGATTTATTGCTAAAAGAGGTAAGAGAGATTAAGAATATTGTGACTCCTACGGAAACAATATTAGTTGCTGATGCGATGACAGGTCAGGTTGCTGTAAATGTTGCTAAGGAATTTAATGAAAGTGTTGGGATTACAGGTGTAGTTTTTACAAAATTTGATTCTGATGCTAGAGGTGGTGCAATACTTTCACTTAAAACTATTTGTGGAGCTCCTATTAAATTTATTGGAATTGGAGAGAAACCAGAAGATCTTGATATTTTTTATCCAGATAGGGTTGCTTCACGGATTCTTGGAATGGGGGATATTGTTAGTCTTGTTGAGAAAGCTCAGAGCGTCATAGATAGGGAGGAAGCTTTAAGACTTGAAGAAAAAGTTAGAAAAGCTAGTTTTAATTTTGAAGATTATTTAAATCAATTTAAGTATATGCGTAATATGGGAGGAATTTCTAAGTTAATGGGGATGATTCCAGGTGTTTCACCAGAAATGTTAAGTCATGGTATTAATGAAAGAGAACTTAAAAAAGAAGAGGCTATTATCCTTTCTATGACTAAAAAAGAAAGGTTAAATCCTGTTATTTTAAATAGTCCTTCAAGGAAGAAAAGAATAGCTTTGGGGAGTGGGACAACAATTTTTGAGGTAAATAAGCTTATTAAAAAGCTTAATCAGACAGTTTTAATGATGAAAAAAATGAAAAATAAAAGTTTTCAAAATAAAATAGCATCTATTTTAGGAGGTAAAGGAGGAATGGTAGATTGA
- the trmD gene encoding tRNA (guanosine(37)-N1)-methyltransferase TrmD — translation MKITILSLFPSIITPFFENSIMKKVIDRGIISYEIIYIRDFSNDKHKKCDDIPYGGGAGMVLTAQPVSDALEYINAKSKTTIFVSPSGLKYTQKLAYDLSKKSELVIICGRYEGLDQRAIDLYVDLEISVGDYILSSGEVGALVIIDSVYRLLDGVINPNSLQEESFSFEYGLLEYPHYTRPYEFKGLKVPDVLLSGHHEEIRKWRFIKSVEKTKKNRYDLYLKYLEMRGEDDGFNKKN, via the coding sequence ATGAAAATTACTATTCTTTCTCTATTTCCTTCAATCATTACTCCATTTTTTGAAAATTCAATAATGAAAAAAGTTATAGATAGAGGCATTATAAGTTATGAAATTATATATATTCGTGACTTTTCTAATGATAAACATAAAAAATGTGATGACATTCCTTATGGTGGGGGTGCAGGTATGGTTTTAACAGCCCAGCCTGTTTCTGATGCTCTTGAATACATAAATGCTAAATCTAAAACCACGATATTTGTAAGTCCATCTGGGTTGAAATATACCCAAAAATTGGCTTATGACTTGTCAAAAAAAAGTGAACTTGTTATAATTTGTGGAAGATATGAAGGGCTTGATCAGCGTGCAATTGATTTGTATGTTGATCTTGAAATTTCGGTTGGGGATTATATATTATCTTCAGGTGAAGTTGGTGCTCTTGTTATAATAGATAGTGTATATAGGTTGTTAGATGGTGTAATAAATCCAAATTCCTTGCAAGAGGAGTCTTTCAGTTTTGAGTATGGCTTACTTGAGTATCCTCATTATACTAGGCCTTATGAATTTAAGGGATTGAAAGTTCCTGATGTGCTTTTATCAGGCCATCACGAGGAAATAAGAAAATGGAGATTTATTAAGTCTGTTGAAAAGACAAAGAAAAATAGATATGATTTGTACCTTAAGTATTTGGAGATGAGAGGAGAAGATGATGGATTTAATAAGAAAAATTGA
- the coaD gene encoding pantetheine-phosphate adenylyltransferase, whose product MRVALFPGSFDPITWGHIDLVKRASMVFDKIIVLVANNSAKNYLLSDIERYELASEVISSLKLPRVIVDRYDGIILDYALKNSIGFIVRGVRAFHDFEFEFERYVVNNKLSPLVDTIFLPSSNKYLFVRSDLVKELMKNKNFDLSSFIPELVQKKLKSKFVDKLS is encoded by the coding sequence ATGAGGGTAGCATTATTCCCTGGTTCATTTGATCCTATTACTTGGGGACATATTGATTTAGTGAAGAGAGCATCAATGGTTTTTGATAAAATTATTGTTCTTGTTGCTAATAATAGTGCAAAGAATTATTTACTTAGTGATATTGAAAGATATGAACTTGCTTCTGAGGTTATTTCATCTTTAAAATTGCCAAGAGTTATTGTAGATAGGTATGATGGAATTATTTTGGATTATGCTTTAAAAAATAGTATTGGTTTTATTGTGAGAGGTGTTAGGGCTTTTCATGATTTTGAGTTTGAATTTGAAAGATATGTTGTTAATAATAAGCTTAGTCCTTTGGTAGACACAATATTTTTACCAAGTAGTAATAAATATTTGTTTGTAAGGTCAGATCTTGTTAAAGAATTGATGAAGAATAAGAATTTTGATCTCTCAAGTTTTATTCCTGAGTTAGTGCAAAAAAAGTTAAAATCCAAGTTTGTTGACAAATTATCTTAA
- a CDS encoding CCA tRNA nucleotidyltransferase, translated as MNLGTNTKDIIKISKIFNDHNYEFFLVGGALRDLLLKKIPNDFDFTTNATPEEIMQLFPNNMKTGIKHGTISIIFNKNIFEVTTYRIDIDYKNKRSPKKVKFTKNLNDDLQRRDFTINSIAMNTLNGKIIDCYNGRQDLNKKRIKCIGEPNQRFEEDALRILRAARFASTLNFTIEKNTLTSMKYKKENILFLSKERINNELIKLLEGKNPINGINYLQKVNFFNYFFNIKINKKSKNQINALNRDKFYLKAIVIFTIKQDISCLKENLKLLRFSNKDIKLILFYKTVVNEINTLRIKKLHDIRIMLSKATRESYKEILDIYKALKGKDKKLKFILNKIKSKKLLNDPLSLKELKINGNDIKNIQLTDNKKIGQILNYLLREVLINPKLNKKEILIKKIKDQYLKYF; from the coding sequence ATGAATCTAGGCACTAATACTAAAGATATAATAAAAATTAGCAAGATTTTTAATGATCATAATTATGAATTTTTTCTAGTCGGAGGTGCTTTAAGAGACTTGCTTCTTAAGAAGATACCTAATGATTTTGACTTTACAACAAATGCAACTCCAGAAGAAATAATGCAACTATTCCCGAACAATATGAAAACGGGAATAAAACATGGTACAATAAGTATAATCTTCAACAAAAATATTTTCGAAGTTACAACTTACAGAATAGACATAGACTATAAAAACAAAAGATCTCCTAAAAAAGTAAAATTCACAAAAAACTTAAATGACGATCTTCAAAGAAGAGATTTTACAATAAACTCAATCGCAATGAATACACTAAATGGAAAAATAATAGATTGCTATAATGGCAGGCAAGACCTTAATAAAAAAAGAATAAAATGTATAGGAGAACCAAATCAAAGATTTGAAGAAGATGCCCTTAGAATACTCAGAGCCGCCAGATTCGCATCAACTCTCAATTTCACAATTGAAAAGAATACATTAACATCCATGAAATATAAAAAAGAAAACATCTTATTCTTATCAAAAGAAAGAATAAACAATGAACTTATTAAACTTCTAGAAGGCAAAAATCCAATAAACGGAATCAACTACCTACAAAAAGTAAATTTCTTCAATTACTTTTTTAACATAAAAATAAACAAAAAATCAAAAAATCAAATTAACGCCTTAAACAGAGACAAATTTTACTTAAAAGCAATAGTCATTTTTACAATCAAACAAGACATCTCATGCTTAAAAGAAAATTTAAAATTACTCAGATTTTCAAATAAAGACATTAAATTAATATTATTTTATAAAACCGTTGTTAATGAAATTAACACTCTAAGAATTAAAAAACTACATGACATCCGAATAATGTTAAGCAAAGCCACCAGAGAAAGTTACAAAGAAATACTTGACATATATAAAGCTCTTAAAGGAAAAGATAAAAAACTCAAGTTTATTCTAAATAAGATAAAAAGCAAAAAGTTACTAAATGACCCACTATCTTTAAAAGAACTGAAAATAAATGGTAATGATATTAAAAACATTCAATTAACAGATAATAAAAAAATTGGACAAATCCTTAACTATCTATTAAGAGAAGTACTAATTAATCCCAAATTAAACAAAAAAGAGATTCTAATTAAAAAAATTAAAGATCAATATTTGAAATATTTTTAA
- the rplS gene encoding 50S ribosomal protein L19, with the protein MDLIRKIEAQGKRTENFDFRVGDTIRVSYKIIEGANERVQNFEGLVISIQNKGIGQTFLVRKISSGIGVEKIFPMHSPIIEKVQILKRGKVRRAKLYYMRDRIGKAAMKVKERFNFNKLK; encoded by the coding sequence ATGGATTTAATAAGAAAAATTGAAGCTCAAGGAAAGAGAACAGAAAATTTTGATTTTAGAGTAGGAGATACTATACGTGTTAGTTATAAGATAATTGAAGGCGCTAATGAGAGAGTTCAAAATTTTGAGGGTCTTGTTATATCTATTCAAAATAAAGGGATTGGACAAACTTTTTTAGTTAGAAAAATTTCATCGGGTATTGGAGTTGAGAAAATTTTTCCAATGCATTCACCTATTATAGAGAAAGTTCAGATTTTAAAGCGAGGAAAGGTAAGACGTGCTAAGCTTTACTATATGAGAGATAGGATTGGTAAAGCTGCTATGAAAGTAAAAGAGCGTTTTAATTTTAATAAACTTAAATAG